The Chitinophagaceae bacterium genome includes a region encoding these proteins:
- a CDS encoding YARHG domain-containing protein: MNKIILSLLICGLILRVNAQIDYKNELIVPIEKYNYDLSSSFGVIIYQVDGIDSIVLKDKFEYFSSIEIFTNGNKILEFDQGDYELDIFGKDICYKFKNLLIFRVNRRPNICDGFLIFKRSDQNIKKLGFIESNSAYIFGNIHGDKHFIIGGFSYHIQKLSSEEPFSKHADVYKNSINELLRIYSVSEVVERDYDLEKKLKSLIIEILNYPLSGIYNGFGYSVTEPLDLDNLSVNSVRKYATLSVYKLNPNMLKEFSAKELRLMRNEIFANHGYIFKSDDLRKYFSQQMWYNPSFENVDHLLTDIEKHNVNLILNEESKRASENY, from the coding sequence ATGAATAAAATAATTTTGTCTTTGTTGATTTGTGGGCTAATTCTAAGAGTTAATGCTCAAATAGATTATAAAAATGAGTTGATTGTACCAATTGAAAAATACAATTATGATCTATCTTCCTCATTCGGAGTTATTATTTACCAGGTTGATGGAATAGATTCTATTGTTTTAAAAGATAAATTTGAATATTTTTCTTCAATCGAGATTTTCACTAACGGAAATAAAATCCTTGAGTTTGATCAAGGCGATTATGAATTAGATATTTTCGGAAAGGATATCTGCTACAAGTTTAAAAATCTTTTAATTTTTAGAGTAAACAGAAGACCAAATATATGCGATGGCTTTCTTATTTTTAAGAGAAGTGATCAAAACATAAAGAAACTTGGATTTATCGAATCAAATTCTGCTTATATATTTGGTAATATTCACGGAGATAAACATTTCATAATCGGAGGGTTTTCCTATCATATTCAAAAGCTATCCTCAGAAGAGCCTTTCTCGAAACACGCAGATGTCTATAAAAATAGTATAAATGAATTATTAAGGATATACTCAGTTTCAGAGGTAGTTGAGAGAGATTATGATCTGGAAAAGAAATTAAAAAGCCTTATAATTGAAATATTGAACTACCCCTTAAGTGGCATCTACAATGGATTTGGCTATTCTGTAACCGAACCATTAGATTTGGATAACTTATCAGTTAATTCAGTGCGAAAGTATGCAACCTTGTCTGTTTATAAACTCAATCCAAATATGTTGAAAGAGTTTTCAGCAAAAGAGTTAAGATTAATGAGAAACGAAATCTTCGCAAACCATGGATACATTTTTAAATCAGATGATTTAAGAAAATATTTTTCTCAACAAATGTGGTATAATCCTAGTTTTGAAAATGTAGATCATTTACTAACAGATATAGAAAAGCATAATGTCAATTTGATCCTTAATGAGGAATCTAAAAGAGCTTCTGAAAATTATTAA